The following are encoded in a window of Carettochelys insculpta isolate YL-2023 chromosome 30, ASM3395843v1, whole genome shotgun sequence genomic DNA:
- the LOC142003776 gene encoding uncharacterized protein LOC142003776, translated as MRVSLVCSLHLLLLWPSCRVAEEESPIMAQYGKDVTLSCIFPSTLQISLHRLSIIWTKEGSQGQDLVVHRFHLKMNWLVGQEEAYKGRTNLYPQEFPQGNASLRLSNVRLHDEGSYRCNITSEVGSWSRKISLAVLSDSEMERPIIVQPGEDVILNCSFPPKLNHQSLNITWKKEQEAGPDLLVHSYCSQLETQDEAYRGRTHLYPETFHEGNASLWLGNVHLADEGLYTCYVKPQWGRFSMRMRVTVEQVAELIQGSPTLYGLWWMDLVMLLAILGFVLLRMYSPSLRKLWPRKKLPQSESQQTVLNEYDYKKDDKENKHLLQASLLTSLDRGVANPVESPPSPSSLGQTATDTGEPSAAPGNPIVSKLISIMQQKVLECTTLNIAIVGDLACGKSSFINTMRGLRDEDKGAAPVEKEETQTEPIPYQHPKHPRVTFWRQKLEDFQPEENLQQVKFDPDFFIIMASEGFTPKHAELAQEMWNSRKTMCYFVRSKVDDDLNAAKRSRPSTYNEENILCKIRNDCISQLEEGGMKNPKVFLLSAYELDKYDFPLLRETMEKELPGDKKKALILALPNTSPPVLQKKKEALQKQIWKMALGSSLITVIHIPVVSTVLAVTSLITCMRYYCQVFGLDDVSFGALARQFGKPEEHLKAVMKPQLANMKPQLAKEINVNVVLQILSSLGCGLLIGVNYYLLPLQVLGFVVSGAFVGVRFLVAGGVSLATTYIMLKTFLNNATEGAQRILKDLHAKFT; from the exons ATGAGAGTCAGTCTTGTGTGCTCACTTCACTTACTTCTTCTGTGGCCCAGCTGCC GGGTTGCAGAAGAGGAGTCACCCATCATGGCTCAGTATGGGAAAGACGTCACCCTGAGCTGCATCTTCCCATCCACACTTCAGATAAGCTTACATCGATTGAGCATCATCTGGACAAAGGAAGGATCCCAGGGCCAGGATCTCGTGGTTCACAGATTCCACCTGAAGATGAACTGGCTGGTGGGACAGGAAGAGGCTTATAAGGGCCGAACAAATCTATATCCACAGGAATTCCCCCAGGGAAATGCATCCCTGAGACTCAGCAACGTTCGCCTCCATGATGAGGGATCCTACAGGTGTAACATCACCTCTGAGGTGGGAAGCTGGTCCCGGAAGATTTCACTGGCAGTGCTAA gtgACAGTGAAATGGAAAGGCCCATCATAGTTCAGCCAGGGGAGGATGTCATCCTGAATTGCTCCTTCCCACCTAAGTTAAACCATCAGTCACTGAACATCACCTGGAAGAAGGAACAAGAGGCAGGACCAGACCTCCTGGTGCACAGCTACTGTTCACAGTTGGAAACACAGGATGAGGCTTACAGGGGCCGGACCCATCTGTACCCAGAGACATTCCACGAGGGAAACGCATCCCTCTGGCTTGGGAACGTCCACCTGGCAGACGAGGGCCTCTACACCTGTTACGTGAAGCCCCAGTGGGGCAGGTTTTCCATGCGGATGCGAGTGACCGTGGAGCAGG TTGCTGAACTTATCCAGGGCTCACCCACCCTGTACGGCCTGTGGTGGATGGATCTGGTCATGTTACTGGCAATATTAGGATTTGTTCTCCTCAGAATGTATTCTCCTTCCTTGCGGAAACTGTGGCCAAGGAAAAAGTTGCCTCAAAGTGAGTCACAGCAGACTGTCCTCAATGAGTACGACTATAAAAAAGATGACAAGGAGAACAAACATCTGCTCCAGGCATCCTTGTTGACCTCCCTGGACAGAGGAGTGGCCAACCCTGTGGAGAGTCCACCTTCACCTTCATCCCTG GGGCAGACTGCCACAGATACGGGAGAACCAAGTGCTGCTCCTGGAAATCCAATAGTATCTAAATTGATTTCTATAATGCAGCAGAAGGTGCTGGAATGCACCACGTTAAATATCGCCATTGTAGGGGACCTAGCCTGTGGGAAATCATCCTTCATTAACACCATGAGGGGGCTACGCGATGAAGACAAAGGTGCTGCCCCAGTCGAGAAGGAAGAAACACAGACAGAGCCAATACCTTATCAACATCCCAAACACCCGAGGGTGACTTTCTGGAGACAGAAGCTTGAAGATTTTCAGCCAGAGGAAAATCTCCAGCAGGTGAAATTTGACCCTGACTTCTTCATCATCATGGCTTCCGAAGGATTCACACCTAAGCATGCTGAGCTGGCTCAGGAGATGTGGAACTCACGGAAGACGATGTGTTACTTTGTGCGCTCCAAGGTAGATGATGATTTGAATGCTGCCAAGCGAAGCCGGCCCTCCACCTACAATGAGGAAAATATACTATGTAAAATCCGGAACGACTGCATCAGTCAGCTGGAAGAGGGAGGGATGAAAAACCCTAAAGTTTTCCTCCTCTCTGCATATGAATTAGACAAGTATGATTTTCCCCTCCTGCGAGAGACCATGGAGAAAGAACTCCCAGGTGACAAGAAGAAGGCTTTGATACTGGCGCTGCCCAACACTTCCCCTCCTGTTTTGCAAAAGAAAAAGGAGGCCCTGCAGAAGCAGATCTGGAAAATGGCCCTTGGGTCCTCTCTTATCACAGTTATTCACATACCAGTTGTCTCCACCGTTCTTGCTGTTACCAGTCTGATAACTTGCATGAGATATTATTGCCAGGTCTTTGGCCTGGATGATGTCTCTTTTGGGGCTCTCGCAAGGCAGTTTGGTAAACCAGAGGAACATCTGAAGGCTGTTATGAAACCCCAGCTAGCTAATATGAAGCCTCAGCTGGCCAAGGAAATTAACGTTAATGTGGTCTTGCAGATACTGTCCTCACTGGGGTGTGGTTTATTGATAGGAGTCAATTACTATCTGTTGCCTTTACAAGTGCTAGGATTCGTAGTGTCAGGAGCATTTGTAGGGGTACGATTCTTGGTGGCTGGTGGAGTTTCACTGGCTACCACATATATCATGCTGAAAACCTTTCTCAACAATGCCACTGAAGGTGCCCAAAGAATCCTGAAGGATTTACATGCTAAATTCACATGA